From Montipora foliosa isolate CH-2021 chromosome 6, ASM3666993v2, whole genome shotgun sequence, a single genomic window includes:
- the LOC138007276 gene encoding DELTA-alicitoxin-Pse2b-like, which yields MIVQTLLLLCLSATLKGVLANNDSDTFELGKGINLRKVNLLSDFQEHEASVFEELPSSCFKRSELHDSGSHFDYYASTKAFYSKTAVEAGLDASLQSTFTLGATLSSVIQTKDSKTNEVSGMSLNVRALTEKIFVKKDCLDDIDVSTLTKRLLKEFEGLPLTFDKPWLANSWKPYYNFLETFGSHVIASVKRGSSIKQTSFAESSKSYSQRDFQVKSCVSLAGPTSVGKVGVEACANVSQREASSASHMNTVDKLIVRGGTKETRNALFKQRTEELIEKLMNEADESDSAVEHSFRPIWDILQSRFETGSDNYIRAVNLQYYYLGYLNYGCSPTESGNVQLQKFDYTRDSTKGSPEFECSLASEGCHNNNDCHYRVGIKCACYGKTCVRYKEEKQDNGVPKHIPYANSDKKWGKHGCKWKVAGFKCHCRNDNLRVRKVKWRMPSRDAVQKGVRPNVAHHSSTKLSRDQVRNDSKAEIKSYNVGNI from the coding sequence ATGATCGTGCAAACACTGCTCCTCCTCTGCCTGTCAGCCACATTGAAAGGTGTCTTAGCGAACAATGATAGCGACACATTTGAGCTTGGAAAAGGGATCAATCTGCGAAAGGTCAACTTGTTGAGTGACTTTCAGGAACATGAGGCGAGCGTGTTCGAAGAATTGCCTTCCAGCTGCTTCAAAAGATCAGAGCTTCACGATTCAGGCAGTCATTTTGACTACTACGCAAGCACCAAAGCATTCTACTCCAAGACGGCCGTTGAAGCTGGTTTGGACGCATCACTGCAGTCTACATTCACTCTTGGAGCCACGCTAAGCAGCGTTATCCAGACGAAAGATTCAAAGACCAACGAAGTAAGTGGAATGTCTCTAAACGTCCGAGCATTGACGGAAAAGATCTTCGTAAAGAAGGATTGTTTGGATGACATCGATGTCTCCACTCTAACGAAGCGTCTTCTGAAGGAATTCGAAGGTCTTCCCTTAACATTTGACAAGCCTTGGCTCGCAAACTCCTGGAAGCCATACTACAATTTCTTGGAGACGTTCGGTTCCCATGTTATAGCGTCCGTAAAGCGTGGATCAAGTATCAAGCAGACATCCTTTGCGGAGAGTTCCAAATCATACAGTCAGAGAGACTTTCAGGTGAAGAGCTGCGTTTCACTCGCAGGGCCTACCAGTGTTGGCAAAGTCGGCGTTGAAGCGTGTGCAAATGTCAGCCAAAGAGAAGCATCAAGTGCAAGCCACATGAACACGGTAGACAAACTCATCGTCCGCGGAGGGACCAAAGAAACCCGTAACGCGCTGTTCAAACAGAGGACGGAAGAACTGATTGAGAAGTTGATGAATGAAGCTGACGAGTCAGACTCCGCTGTGGAGCACAGTTTCAGACCAATTTGGGACATTCTACAAAGCCGCTTCGAGACAGGATCAGACAACTACATCAGAGCTGTAAACCTGCAGTATTACTACCTTGGTTACTTGAATTATGGCTGTTCACCTACAGAAAGTGGTAATGTACAGCTGCAAAAATTCGACTACACCAGAGATTCGACCAAGGGTTCCCCTGAATTTGAGTGCTCTTTGGCTTCAGAGGGGTGCCACAACAATAACGATTGTCACTACAGAGTGGGAATCAAGTGCGCCTGCTACGGTAAAACTTGCGTTCGCTACAAGGAAGAGAAACAAGACAACGGGGTCCCCAAGCATATTCCATACGCAAACTCAGACAAGAAATGGGGAAAGCATGGCTGTAAATGGAAAGTGGCTGGATTTAAGTGTCACTGCCGCAACGACAACCTTCGGGTGCGTAAAGTGAAATGGAGGATGCCAAGCAGAGATGCCGTTCAGAAAGGTGTCAGGCCTAATGTTGCTCACCATAGCTCGACGAAGCTAAGCCGTGATCAAGTTCGAAATGATTCAAAAGCTGAGATCAAATCCTACAATGTTGGCAACATTTAG
- the LOC138009038 gene encoding DELTA-alicitoxin-Pse2b-like: MIVQTLLLLCLSATLKGVLANNDSDTFELGKGINLRKVNLLSDFQEHEASVFEELPSSCFKRSELHDSGSHFDYYASTKAFYSKTAVEAGLDASLQSTFTLGATLSSVIQTKDSKTNEVSGMSLNVRALTEKIFVKKDCLDDIDVSTLTKRLLKEFEGLPLTFDKPWLANSWKPYYNFLETFGSHVITSVKRGSSIKQTSFAESSKSYSQRDFQVKSCVSLAGPTSVGKVGVEACANVSQREASSASHMNTVDKLIVRGGTKETRNALFKQRTEELIEKLMNEADESDSAVEHSFRPIWDILQSRFETGSDNYIRAVNLQYYYLGYLNYGCSPTESGNVQLQKFDYTRDSTKGSPEFECSLASEGCHNNNDCHYRVGIKCACYGKTCVRYKQEKQDNGVPKHIPYANSDKKWGKHGCKWKVAGFKCHCRNDNLRVRKVKWRMPSRDAVQKGVRPNVAHHSSTKLSRDQVRNDSKAEIKSYNVGNI, from the coding sequence ATGATCGTGCAAACACTGCTCCTCCTCTGCCTGTCAGCCACATTGAAAGGTGTCTTAGCGAACAATGATAGCGACACATTTGAGCTTGGAAAAGGGATCAATCTGCGAAAGGTCAACTTGTTGAGTGACTTTCAGGAACATGAGGCGAGCGTGTTCGAAGAATTGCCTTCCAGCTGCTTCAAAAGATCAGAGCTTCACGATTCAGGCAGTCATTTTGACTACTACGCAAGCACCAAAGCATTCTACTCCAAGACGGCCGTTGAAGCTGGTTTGGACGCATCACTGCAGTCTACATTCACTCTTGGAGCCACGCTAAGCAGCGTTATCCAGACGAAAGATTCAAAGACCAACGAAGTAAGTGGAATGTCTCTAAACGTCCGAGCATTGACGGAAAAGATCTTCGTAAAGAAGGATTGTTTGGATGACATCGATGTCTCCACTCTAACGAAGCGTCTTCTGAAGGAATTCGAAGGTCTTCCCTTAACATTTGACAAGCCTTGGCTCGCAAACTCCTGGAAGCCATACTACAATTTCTTGGAGACGTTCGGTTCCCATGTTATAACGTCCGTAAAGCGTGGATCAAGTATCAAGCAGACATCCTTTGCGGAGAGTTCCAAATCATACAGTCAGAGAGACTTTCAGGTGAAGAGCTGCGTTTCACTCGCAGGGCCTACCAGTGTTGGCAAAGTCGGCGTTGAAGCGTGTGCAAATGTCAGCCAAAGAGAAGCATCAAGTGCAAGCCACATGAACACGGTAGACAAACTCATCGTCCGCGGAGGGACCAAAGAAACCCGTAACGCGCTGTTCAAACAGAGGACGGAAGAACTGATTGAGAAGTTGATGAATGAAGCTGACGAGTCAGACTCCGCTGTGGAGCACAGTTTCAGACCAATTTGGGACATTCTACAAAGCCGCTTCGAGACAGGATCAGACAACTACATCAGAGCTGTAAACCTGCAGTATTACTACCTTGGTTACTTGAATTATGGCTGTTCACCTACAGAAAGTGGTAATGTACAGCTGCAAAAATTCGACTACACCAGAGATTCGACCAAGGGTTCCCCTGAATTTGAGTGCTCTTTGGCTTCAGAGGGGTGCCACAACAATAACGATTGTCACTACAGAGTGGGAATCAAGTGCGCCTGCTACGGTAAAACTTGCGTTCGCTACAAGCAAGAGAAACAAGACAACGGGGTCCCCAAGCATATTCCATACGCAAACTCAGACAAGAAATGGGGAAAGCATGGCTGTAAATGGAAAGTGGCTGGATTTAAGTGTCACTGCCGCAACGACAACCTTCGGGTGCGTAAAGTGAAATGGAGGATGCCAAGCAGAGATGCCGTTCAGAAAGGTGTCAGGCCTAATGTTGCTCACCATAGCTCGACGAAGCTAAGCCGTGATCAAGTTCGAAATGATTCAAAAGCTGAGATCAAATCCTACAATGTTGGCAACATTTAG
- the LOC138005506 gene encoding neurofilament medium polypeptide-like — MGGLNFHCFITNLDVPWTPFLAGTGGPQVEKRSNLAGILAAVLICILLVIAAVCTFIYRGQLMQKWRTFKQKTPSSYRGLSRGSPKQQRGQSGPAARTSHDVEAAKSRPNISGPILNNTTRNQKDVTLKRGALGSSKPSSEPAKQDQPDAQPLVAFKPTPNKPEKPASEKEETTTKYLPPKLRNREWPPKDDKRASLNRVSSPTGISNYVKPIRPKSHAGILDKPAVPPLPSGRGPVKPAKPSRPESLAGVIDKREPAKPLKPKRPESLAGVIDKPVAPSWKKNVSQSSTSNKKLQATDAVNPPNILGRPPLRAVDSRFPKQSSEERPASLPLNPSDLKKAGLASGSKKPSSFSSADNKPNKVALKPPGPIPPRPGGKPT, encoded by the exons ATGGGTGGATTAAACTTCCACTGTTTTATCACTAACCTTGATGTTCCCTGGACTCCCTTTCTTGCTG GAACTGGAGGACCTCAGGTTGAAAAGCGAAGCAATCTAGCAGGAATTTTGGCCGCTGTGTTGATATGCATTCTGCTGGTGATCGCTGCTGTATGCACTTTCATTTATCGGGGACAATTGATGCAGAAGTGGCGCACATTCAAGCAGAAAACACCGAGCAG TTACCGAGGTCTGTCCAGGGGCTCTCCTAAGCAACAAAGAGGGCAGAGTGGACCAGCCGCTCGCACTAGTCACGATGTGGAGGCCGCAAAATCGAGACCCAATATTTCGGGACCAATCCTTAACAATACAACGCGAAATCAGAAGGATGTTACTTTAAAACGCGGTGCCCTTGGTTCTAGTAAACCTTCAAGTGAACCTGCCAAACAAGATCAACCAGATGCACAGCCATTAGTAGCTTTCAAACCAACGCCAAACAAACCTGAAAAACCTGCTTCGGAAAAGGAGGAAACTACTACAAAGTATTTGCCACCAAAACTGCGAAATCGAGAATGGCCTCCCAAAGATGACAAGAGAGCTTCTTTGAATCGCGTGTCTAGTCCAACAGGGATTAGTAATTATGTCAAACCTATTCGACCGAAAAGCCATGCGGGAATATTAGACAAACCCGCTGTTCCCCCTCTCCCGTCAGGGAGAGGGCCAGTCAAACCCGCTAAACCTTCACGACCTGAAAGCCTCGCGGGTGTGATTGACAAACGCGAACCTGCAAAGCCGTTGAAGCCGAAACGCCCAGAAAGTCTCGCGGGAGTGATTGACAAACCGGTTGCTCCTTCTTGGAAAAAGAACGTATCACAAAGTTCTACGAGCAATAAAAAGCTGCAAGCCACAGATGCTGTTAATCCACCTAACATTCTCGGTAGGCCTCCATTGAGGGCTGTTGACTCTCGATTTCCCAAACAATCATCAGAGGAAAGGCCGGCCTCGCTGCCTCTTAACCCATCTGACTTGAAAAAAGCAGGACTTGCCTCAGGGAGCAAAAAACCTTCCTCTTTCTCTTCGGCTGATAACAAACCCAATAAGGTCGCTCTCAAGCCTCCTGGACCCATTCCTCCGCGACCTGGAGGAAAACCGACTTGA
- the LOC138009039 gene encoding DELTA-alicitoxin-Pse2b-like, translating to MIVQTLLLLCLSATLKGVLANNDSDTFELGKGINLRKVNLLSDFQEHEASVFEELPSSCFKRSELHYSGSHFDYYASTKAFYSKTAVEAGLDASLQSTFTLGATLSSVIQTKDSKTNEVSGMSLNVRALTEKIFVKKDCLDDIDVSTLTKRLLKEFEGLPLTFDKPWLANSWKPYYNFLETFGSHVITSVKRGSSIKQTSFAESSKSYSQRDFQVKSCVSLAGPTSVGKVGVEACANVSQREASSASHMNTVDKLIVRGGTKETRNALFKQRTEELIEKLMNEADESDSAVEHSFRPIWDILQSRFETGSDNYIRAVNLQYYYLGYLNYGCSPTESGNVQLQKFDYTRDSTKGSPEFECSLASEGCHNNNDCHYRVGIKCACYGKTCVRYKQEKQDNGVPKHIPYANSDKKWGKHGCKWKVAGFKCHCRNDNLRVRKVKWRMPSRDAVQKGVRPNVAHHSSTKLSRDQVRNDSKAEIKSYNVGNI from the coding sequence ATGATCGTGCAAACACTGCTCCTCCTCTGCCTGTCAGCCACATTGAAAGGTGTCTTAGCGAACAATGATAGCGACACATTTGAGCTTGGAAAAGGGATCAATCTGCGAAAGGTCAACTTGTTGAGTGACTTTCAGGAACATGAGGCGAGCGTGTTCGAAGAATTGCCTTCCAGCTGCTTCAAAAGATCAGAGCTTCACTATTCAGGCAGTCATTTTGACTACTACGCAAGCACCAAAGCATTCTACTCCAAGACGGCCGTTGAAGCTGGTTTGGACGCATCACTGCAGTCTACATTCACTCTTGGAGCCACGCTAAGCAGCGTTATCCAGACGAAAGATTCAAAGACCAACGAAGTAAGTGGAATGTCTCTAAACGTCCGAGCATTGACGGAAAAGATCTTCGTAAAGAAGGATTGTTTGGATGACATCGATGTCTCCACTCTAACGAAGCGTCTTCTGAAGGAATTCGAAGGTCTTCCCTTAACATTTGACAAGCCTTGGCTCGCAAACTCCTGGAAGCCATACTACAATTTCTTGGAGACGTTCGGTTCCCATGTTATAACGTCCGTAAAGCGTGGATCAAGTATCAAGCAGACATCCTTTGCGGAGAGTTCCAAATCATACAGTCAGAGAGACTTTCAGGTGAAGAGCTGCGTTTCACTCGCAGGGCCTACCAGTGTTGGCAAAGTCGGCGTTGAAGCGTGTGCAAATGTCAGCCAAAGAGAAGCATCAAGTGCAAGCCACATGAACACGGTAGACAAACTCATCGTCCGCGGAGGGACCAAAGAAACCCGTAACGCGCTGTTCAAACAGAGGACGGAAGAACTGATTGAGAAGTTGATGAATGAAGCTGACGAGTCAGACTCCGCTGTGGAGCACAGTTTCAGACCAATTTGGGACATTCTACAAAGCCGCTTCGAGACAGGATCAGACAACTACATCAGAGCTGTAAACCTGCAGTATTACTACCTTGGTTACTTGAATTATGGCTGTTCACCTACAGAAAGTGGTAATGTACAGCTGCAAAAATTCGACTACACCAGAGATTCGACCAAGGGTTCCCCTGAATTTGAGTGCTCTTTGGCTTCAGAGGGGTGCCACAACAATAACGATTGTCACTACAGAGTGGGAATCAAGTGCGCCTGCTACGGTAAAACTTGCGTTCGCTACAAGCAAGAGAAACAAGACAACGGGGTCCCCAAGCATATTCCATACGCAAACTCAGACAAGAAATGGGGAAAGCATGGCTGTAAATGGAAAGTGGCTGGATTTAAGTGTCACTGCCGCAACGACAACCTTCGGGTGCGTAAAGTGAAATGGAGGATGCCAAGCAGAGATGCCGTTCAGAAAGGTGTCAGGCCTAATGTTGCTCACCATAGCTCGACGAAGCTAAGCCGTGATCAAGTTCGAAATGATTCAAAAGCTGAGATCAAATCCTACAATGTTGGCAACATTTAG